In Streptomyces sp. NBC_01381, the sequence GACGGGATGCCGGTCATGACGTCCACGAAGAACGTGACGACCTTGGCGAGCTTCCCGCGCCCGTACTCGACGAGGTAGATCGCGGTGAGCAGGCCGATCGGCACGGCGATCAGGGAGGCCAGGAGCACCTGCTCCAGGGTGCCGATGATCGCGTGGTAGATGCCGCCGCCGGGCTCGTCGTCCGCTACGACGCCCATGGAGTGGGTCAGGAAGTAGCCGTTGAAGACCTTCGTGCCGCGCTCGACGGTCTCGTAGATCAGCGAGGCGAGCGGGACGACGGCCAGCAGGAAGGTGGTCCACACCAGCGAGGTGGCGAGGCGGTCCTTGGCCTGGCGGCCGCCCTCGACGGCGACCGCGACGACGTACGAGACGACGATGAAGAGGATGGCCGCGATCAGGCCCCATTGGATACGGCTGTCGAGGCTCGCCCCCACGCCGATGCCGACGCCGGCGGCGGCGGAGCCGAGCGCGACGACCAGCGAGGTCCAGCGCGGCAGGCGGGCGCCCTGCAGGGTGCTCGTGGGCTTGACGATGGTGGCGCTCATGCGTTGGCCCCCGAGTACTCCTTGCGGCGCGCGATGATCAGGCGGGCCGCGCCGTTGACCAGCAGGGTGATGATGAAGAGGACCAGGCCGGAGGCGATGAGCGCGTCACGGCCGTACTCGCTGGCTTCGTTGAACTTGCTGGCGATGTTCTGCGCGAAGGTGCCGCCGCCGGGGTCGAGCACGGACGCGCTGATGAGGAAGGTCGGGGAGAGCACGGTGGCGACGGCGATCGTCTCGCCGAGCGCACGGCCCAGGCCCAGCATCGAGGCGGAGATCACGCCCGAGCGTGCGAAGGGGAGCACCGACATGCGGATGGTCTCCCAGCGCGTGGCGCCGAGCGCGAGCGCGGCCTCCTCGTGCATCTTCGGGACCTGCAGGAAGACCTCGCGGCTGACGTTCGTGATGATCGGCAGGATCATGATGGCGAGCAGGATTCCGACGGTCATCAGGGAGCGCGGGG encodes:
- the pstA gene encoding phosphate ABC transporter permease PstA — its product is MSATIVKPTSTLQGARLPRWTSLVVALGSAAAGVGIGVGASLDSRIQWGLIAAILFIVVSYVVAVAVEGGRQAKDRLATSLVWTTFLLAVVPLASLIYETVERGTKVFNGYFLTHSMGVVADDEPGGGIYHAIIGTLEQVLLASLIAVPIGLLTAIYLVEYGRGKLAKVVTFFVDVMTGIPSIVAGLFVLSFWILILGFDFSGWAGAMALAILMMPVIVRSTEEMLKLVPNELREASLALGIPKWRTILKVVLPTAIGGITTGVMLAVARIAGETAPVLLLVWVNPMINTNPFEGSQASLPLYVYQQYAAGNQAGYDRAWAAALALIGFIMILNLAARGVARWKAPKTGR